The following proteins are co-located in the Pseudarthrobacter siccitolerans genome:
- a CDS encoding carbohydrate ABC transporter permease, producing MLPTLTSAKLGSFGTMAVRILFAAVAVFPIVFMLVSSLKPDQQIFGDMSSVAAFLPIGNISLDNYAAVFDRVPAARFMINSIGVSAVTVVLGIFINSLCAFALSRMQVRGKRIVFGAILATLIVPFQTLALPLVWWVNQLPYFELDGFSLEFSKGWLDTYQVQIIPFIANAFSIYLFHQYFESIPKELDEAARIDGAGWFKIYRKVVMPLSGPATATVAILTFLPAWNSYLWPLMVVQSEELRPVMIGIQYFFQLNVSWGEVMAYASLITVPVVVLFIAFQRSFVNSIASSGVKG from the coding sequence ATGTTGCCGACCCTCACATCCGCGAAGCTGGGGAGCTTCGGAACCATGGCCGTGCGCATCCTGTTCGCTGCCGTCGCAGTTTTCCCCATCGTGTTCATGCTGGTGTCCTCCCTCAAGCCGGACCAGCAGATTTTCGGTGACATGTCCTCCGTGGCGGCGTTCCTGCCCATCGGGAACATCTCACTCGATAACTACGCCGCGGTGTTCGACCGTGTGCCCGCAGCCCGGTTCATGATCAACTCCATCGGGGTCTCTGCCGTGACGGTGGTGCTGGGCATCTTCATCAACAGCCTGTGCGCCTTCGCGCTCTCCCGCATGCAGGTCCGCGGCAAGCGGATCGTCTTCGGCGCCATCCTGGCCACGCTGATTGTCCCGTTCCAGACCCTCGCCCTGCCGCTGGTGTGGTGGGTCAACCAGCTGCCCTACTTTGAGCTCGACGGCTTCAGCCTGGAGTTCTCCAAGGGCTGGCTGGACACCTACCAGGTTCAGATCATTCCGTTCATCGCCAATGCCTTCTCCATCTACCTGTTCCACCAGTACTTCGAGTCCATTCCCAAGGAACTGGACGAGGCAGCGCGCATCGACGGCGCCGGCTGGTTCAAGATCTACCGCAAGGTGGTCATGCCGCTCTCCGGCCCCGCCACCGCCACCGTGGCGATCCTGACGTTCCTGCCGGCCTGGAACTCCTACCTTTGGCCGCTCATGGTGGTCCAGTCCGAGGAACTGCGGCCTGTGATGATCGGCATCCAGTACTTCTTCCAACTGAACGTCTCCTGGGGCGAGGTCATGGCCTATGCGTCACTGATCACGGTCCCGGTGGTGGTGCTCTTCATCGCCTTCCAGCGTTCTTTCGTCAACAGCATCGCCTCCAGCGGCGTGAAGGGCTAA
- a CDS encoding LacI family DNA-binding transcriptional regulator, with amino-acid sequence MATKVNIRDVAKAAGVSVTTVSHALSETHSSRVNAGTVEHIKAVAGNLGYAPNRLASGLRNQRSRILGLVSDEITTTPFAGAMIQGAQDAASEHGHLLMVVNSGLDNELERQEIRALQQHQVDGVIYARMYNQRVSVPGELQGMPTIVLDATSDNTALSSVVPDEFGAGESAAELLVAAGHRRIAMINNEDDIPAAHGRLEGFRAGLARHGLQLPVNGLITSNPSTAGGREAALKLLSAAERPTALFCFSDQMAMGAYQAAGHLGLKVPSDVSIVGVDNLELIADGLWPGLSTMALPHYEMGRWAVLKLLDELENPEAPRVHQKVACPLVKRDSVAPPNN; translated from the coding sequence ATGGCGACCAAGGTGAACATCCGGGACGTAGCGAAAGCGGCAGGCGTCTCAGTGACCACGGTGTCGCATGCCCTGAGCGAAACGCACAGCTCCCGGGTCAACGCCGGGACCGTTGAGCACATCAAAGCCGTAGCCGGGAACCTTGGCTACGCTCCGAACCGGCTGGCCAGCGGGCTGCGCAACCAGCGCTCCCGGATCCTGGGCCTGGTCAGCGACGAGATCACCACCACCCCCTTCGCGGGCGCCATGATCCAGGGCGCCCAGGACGCCGCCTCCGAACACGGGCACCTGCTGATGGTGGTCAACTCCGGCCTCGACAACGAACTGGAGCGGCAGGAAATCCGGGCGCTGCAGCAGCACCAGGTGGACGGCGTCATCTACGCCCGCATGTACAACCAGCGGGTATCCGTCCCCGGGGAGCTTCAAGGGATGCCGACCATCGTGCTGGACGCCACCTCGGACAACACCGCGCTGTCCTCTGTAGTGCCGGATGAGTTCGGCGCCGGTGAGTCCGCCGCCGAACTCCTGGTCGCGGCGGGCCACCGCCGGATCGCCATGATCAACAATGAGGACGACATCCCCGCCGCCCATGGACGCCTCGAAGGCTTCCGCGCCGGGCTGGCCCGCCACGGCCTGCAACTGCCCGTGAACGGCCTGATAACCAGTAATCCCAGCACCGCCGGCGGGCGGGAAGCGGCACTGAAGCTGCTATCCGCGGCAGAAAGACCCACCGCCCTGTTCTGCTTCAGCGACCAAATGGCCATGGGCGCCTACCAAGCGGCCGGCCACCTTGGCCTGAAGGTTCCGTCCGATGTCTCAATTGTCGGCGTCGACAACCTCGAACTCATCGCAGACGGCCTCTGGCCGGGCCTGTCCACGATGGCCCTCCCCCACTACGAGATGGGCCGGTGGGCTGTCCTGAAACTCCTCGACGAACTCGAGAACCCTGAGGCACCACGGGTGCACCAGAAGGTGGCCTGCCCGCTTGTGAAGCGGGATTCCGTCGCTCCACCGAATAACTGA
- a CDS encoding GAF domain-containing sensor histidine kinase, translating into MGEPIHASGDRPIFAGARMDELLTGFVDQAGELLNAQQRMRGLLEAVVALAEDLSLEAVLQRVVNSACTLLRARFGALGVINEEHALSHFITVGIDDETGRKIGPLPTGHGVLGLLIRDPKPLRLHDLSRHPEAYGFPKNHPPMKSFLGVPIRVRDSVFGNLYLTQKEGGGDFTDEDEDLAQALAAAAGVAIENARLYDDSRRRTRWLEASMEVTKRMMGGDTQEGEEGAPDMIAGRALRESASELALLLVQEHASELFHVAGAAGETSSEWAGRFLALTYPEIRAVIDTGKAAVIEDAATILGPDAAAKPARLLALDLSTHGTHHGLLVLLRKRAEGTFRPADVEMGTVFCSHVAMGLELARARQMREQLAVFTDRDRIARDLHDLVIQRLFAAGLSIQSLQRFNSSESLARTIAKVTAELDETIRELRNTIYSLSRSSGEVELLSSRILQTVRSATQSLPFVPHLTMTGPVDDIHDESTASNVLAVLTEGLSNAVRHAGAASIRVLIAVGEGRLTVRIEDDGGGFSIPGAGNGLSNMEHRARALGGSFEIHSPPGQGTEVEWTAPVF; encoded by the coding sequence ATGGGCGAGCCAATCCATGCCTCCGGCGACCGGCCCATCTTCGCCGGAGCCAGGATGGACGAGCTGCTCACCGGCTTTGTCGACCAGGCCGGCGAACTGCTGAATGCCCAGCAACGGATGCGGGGTCTCCTTGAAGCGGTCGTCGCCCTGGCGGAGGACCTAAGCCTGGAGGCCGTCCTTCAAAGGGTGGTCAACTCCGCATGCACTCTCCTGCGAGCACGGTTTGGAGCGCTGGGAGTCATTAACGAAGAGCATGCTTTGAGCCACTTCATCACCGTTGGCATCGATGATGAAACGGGGCGAAAGATTGGCCCCCTGCCCACCGGGCATGGCGTTTTGGGTTTGTTGATCCGCGATCCCAAGCCGCTCAGGCTCCATGACCTTAGCCGGCACCCCGAAGCTTACGGGTTTCCGAAGAACCATCCGCCCATGAAGTCATTCCTGGGCGTGCCCATCCGGGTGCGTGACTCCGTGTTCGGCAATCTCTATCTGACGCAAAAGGAAGGCGGCGGAGACTTCACCGACGAGGATGAGGACCTGGCCCAGGCACTTGCCGCGGCCGCCGGCGTCGCTATCGAAAACGCCAGGCTGTACGACGATTCACGCCGGAGGACCCGGTGGCTCGAAGCTTCGATGGAAGTAACGAAAAGGATGATGGGCGGGGACACGCAGGAGGGCGAGGAAGGGGCACCGGACATGATTGCCGGACGGGCGCTCCGGGAATCCGCTTCGGAGTTGGCCCTGCTTCTGGTCCAGGAACACGCGTCCGAGTTATTCCACGTGGCAGGAGCCGCGGGGGAAACGTCCTCAGAATGGGCCGGACGCTTCCTAGCCCTGACATATCCGGAGATCCGGGCGGTTATTGACACAGGGAAAGCAGCGGTGATTGAAGACGCTGCGACAATTCTCGGGCCGGACGCTGCTGCGAAGCCAGCGAGGCTCCTGGCCCTGGATCTCAGTACCCACGGCACCCATCACGGGCTCCTTGTCCTGCTCCGGAAGCGGGCGGAAGGCACCTTCAGGCCCGCAGATGTTGAGATGGGAACAGTCTTCTGTTCCCATGTCGCAATGGGGCTGGAACTTGCCCGGGCACGCCAGATGCGCGAACAGCTTGCCGTGTTTACGGACCGGGACCGGATCGCCCGCGATCTCCATGACCTCGTAATCCAGCGGCTGTTCGCCGCAGGACTCAGTATCCAGAGCCTCCAGCGTTTCAACTCCAGTGAGTCCCTGGCCAGGACGATTGCGAAAGTCACGGCTGAACTCGACGAGACCATCCGTGAACTCCGAAACACGATCTATTCCCTGAGCAGATCATCGGGCGAGGTGGAGCTGCTCAGCAGCCGCATCCTGCAAACGGTGCGCTCTGCCACACAATCGCTGCCCTTCGTCCCCCACCTCACGATGACCGGGCCGGTCGACGACATCCACGACGAGTCGACGGCGTCCAATGTGCTGGCAGTTCTCACGGAAGGTCTGAGCAACGCGGTCCGGCACGCGGGGGCAGCGTCCATCCGCGTGTTGATTGCTGTTGGCGAAGGAAGGCTAACCGTCCGCATCGAAGACGACGGCGGCGGCTTCTCCATACCCGGGGCCGGCAACGGCCTTTCGAATATGGAGCACAGGGCGCGCGCGCTCGGGGGCAGCTTTGAGATACACAGCCCGCCGGGCCAAGGTACCGAAGTGGAGTGGACCGCCCCGGTCTTCTAG
- a CDS encoding CsbD family protein, giving the protein MGLGDKIENAAEKAGGKGKEAAGSATGDESLRTEGQTDQAKGDLKQAGEKVKDAFKKD; this is encoded by the coding sequence ATGGGACTTGGCGACAAAATCGAGAACGCAGCTGAAAAGGCCGGCGGTAAAGGCAAGGAGGCCGCCGGCAGCGCCACGGGTGACGAGAGCCTGCGGACCGAGGGCCAGACAGACCAGGCCAAAGGCGATCTGAAGCAGGCCGGAGAAAAGGTCAAGGACGCCTTCAAGAAAGACTGA
- a CDS encoding carbohydrate ABC transporter permease: MTLSPLPTRPPQAVAAQAKESSGPTRRRRPRPGFLREQLSGWGMIAPAAVLLLLFVFLPAILGFGLAFTNARLVSPRPVEFVGADNFARLFTDPTFWRALLNVTYFAVVVVPVQSALALAMALLINKKFRGVNFFRTLYFLPVVTSMVVVSLLWMFMYRREGLINELLSTFSFGLIQGADWLNDPATAMPAIIALSIWQAAGFHMIIWLAGLQSISGELYEASQLDGASRWHQFRYVTWPGLKHTRSLVLVTITIQALGLFDQVSVMTQGGPLDSTTTIIYEAVRSGFKQQETSYASAISLVFFVLVLLISAVQRYLTREKD, encoded by the coding sequence ATGACCCTCAGCCCGCTTCCCACCCGTCCACCGCAGGCCGTTGCGGCTCAAGCCAAGGAAAGCAGCGGTCCTACCCGGCGCCGCCGCCCCCGCCCTGGTTTCCTCCGCGAACAGCTCAGCGGTTGGGGCATGATCGCCCCTGCCGCCGTTCTGCTGCTGTTGTTTGTGTTCCTGCCGGCGATCCTGGGCTTCGGCCTGGCCTTCACCAACGCGCGCCTGGTCTCCCCGCGGCCTGTGGAGTTTGTAGGGGCGGACAACTTTGCCCGGCTCTTCACCGATCCCACATTCTGGCGGGCCCTGCTGAACGTGACGTACTTTGCCGTAGTCGTAGTGCCGGTGCAGTCCGCCCTTGCCCTGGCCATGGCCCTGCTGATCAACAAAAAGTTCCGCGGCGTGAACTTCTTCCGCACCCTCTACTTCCTGCCCGTGGTCACTTCCATGGTGGTGGTGTCACTGCTCTGGATGTTCATGTACCGCCGCGAAGGGCTGATCAACGAACTCCTCTCTACGTTCAGCTTCGGGCTCATCCAGGGCGCCGACTGGCTCAATGATCCCGCCACCGCCATGCCGGCCATCATCGCCCTGTCCATCTGGCAGGCAGCGGGGTTCCACATGATCATCTGGCTGGCCGGACTGCAGAGCATCTCCGGTGAACTGTACGAGGCGTCCCAGCTGGACGGCGCCAGCCGCTGGCACCAGTTCCGCTATGTGACATGGCCGGGCCTGAAACACACCCGCAGCCTGGTGCTGGTCACCATCACCATCCAGGCGCTGGGACTCTTCGACCAGGTCAGCGTTATGACCCAGGGCGGCCCCCTGGATTCCACCACCACCATCATCTACGAGGCAGTCCGGTCCGGATTCAAGCAGCAGGAAACCTCCTACGCCTCGGCCATCTCGCTCGTATTCTTCGTCCTGGTACTGCTGATTTCCGCAGTGCAGCGTTACCTGACCCGAGAGAAGGACTGA
- a CDS encoding glycoside hydrolase family 32 protein: MNSISTAAAAPAAVAAPAALAVPTTDRFRPEWHYTSERNWLNDPNGLVYLNGTYHLFYQHNPFGTDWGNMSWGHATSRDLAHWEEQPVAIACDEHEAIFSGSAVIDARNTTGFGTAGTPPLVAIYTSAYSDASPRAGRQAQSLAYSLDEGLTWTKYQGNPVLDRASADFRDPKVFWYDGAAGSYWVMVAVEAVQRQAVLYKSADLKTWEHLSTFGPANATGGVWECPDLFELPVDGNPEDRKWVLIVNINPGGIAGGSAGQYFLGAFDGVTFRSEQTVTEGLQRDDSRMRDYSWLDWGRDYYAAVSFSNLPDGRRIMIGWMNNWDYAGSTPTGGWRSAMSLPREVSLARVNGKVVLRQVAIDPIGKSDPGSFRVGPQRLAPGVLELPVTAAVARIDAEFEPGTAGSVGLVVRAGGAERTLLTYDVAEGILRLDRRESGDAGFHEAFPSVETVAVPLQEGRLRLRIYLDRCSVEVFAQDGLATITDLVFPAEASTALAVFAEGEGAHLVALAVVGC, encoded by the coding sequence ATGAACTCAATCTCGACGGCGGCTGCCGCGCCCGCCGCGGTTGCGGCACCTGCCGCCCTGGCCGTTCCCACAACGGACCGTTTCCGCCCTGAATGGCACTACACCTCCGAGCGCAATTGGCTCAACGATCCCAACGGCCTGGTGTACCTCAACGGCACCTACCACCTCTTCTACCAGCACAACCCCTTCGGGACGGACTGGGGCAACATGTCCTGGGGCCACGCCACCTCCCGGGATCTGGCCCACTGGGAAGAGCAGCCGGTGGCCATCGCCTGCGACGAACACGAAGCCATCTTCTCCGGCTCGGCCGTGATCGACGCGCGCAACACCACCGGCTTCGGCACTGCGGGCACTCCCCCGCTGGTTGCCATCTACACCAGCGCTTACAGCGACGCCTCCCCGCGGGCCGGACGTCAGGCACAATCCCTCGCCTACAGCCTCGATGAAGGCCTGACCTGGACGAAGTACCAGGGCAACCCCGTCCTGGACCGTGCGTCCGCGGACTTCCGCGACCCCAAGGTCTTCTGGTACGACGGCGCCGCCGGCAGTTACTGGGTGATGGTCGCCGTCGAAGCAGTGCAGCGCCAGGCAGTGCTGTACAAGTCCGCCGACCTGAAAACCTGGGAGCACCTGAGCACCTTCGGGCCCGCCAACGCCACCGGCGGAGTATGGGAGTGCCCGGACCTCTTCGAGCTGCCCGTGGACGGGAATCCGGAGGACCGGAAGTGGGTCCTCATCGTGAACATCAATCCCGGTGGCATCGCCGGCGGCTCAGCCGGGCAGTACTTCCTGGGAGCGTTCGACGGCGTGACGTTCCGGTCCGAGCAGACCGTCACCGAGGGCCTCCAACGGGACGACAGCCGGATGCGGGACTACTCCTGGCTGGACTGGGGACGCGACTACTACGCCGCCGTTTCGTTCAGCAACCTGCCGGACGGCCGCCGGATCATGATCGGCTGGATGAACAACTGGGACTATGCCGGCTCCACTCCCACCGGCGGCTGGCGCAGTGCGATGTCCTTGCCCCGGGAAGTCTCACTGGCCCGGGTCAACGGGAAGGTGGTGCTCCGGCAGGTGGCTATCGACCCCATCGGAAAATCAGACCCTGGGAGCTTCCGCGTCGGACCGCAGCGCCTGGCACCGGGCGTTCTGGAACTCCCTGTGACTGCAGCAGTGGCGCGGATTGATGCGGAGTTCGAGCCGGGTACGGCGGGCAGTGTCGGGCTGGTGGTCAGGGCGGGCGGCGCCGAACGTACGCTTCTCACCTATGACGTGGCGGAGGGAATCCTGCGGCTGGACCGCCGGGAGTCGGGGGACGCGGGTTTCCACGAGGCCTTTCCCTCTGTTGAAACCGTGGCCGTGCCGCTGCAGGAAGGACGCCTTCGGCTCCGCATCTACCTTGACCGCTGCTCAGTGGAGGTCTTCGCCCAGGACGGGCTCGCCACCATCACGGACCTGGTGTTTCCCGCTGAGGCGAGCACGGCGCTGGCCGTCTTCGCTGAAGGTGAGGGTGCGCACCTCGTGGCGCTCGCCGTCGTCGGCTGCTAA
- a CDS encoding DUF1003 domain-containing protein: protein MNEQNVTWHTRHKSSLTRGERAADYLRNGMGSWPFVGGFILFMVLWATVNTFAMASRAWDPYPYILLNLFLSMLAGLQGAILLIAAKRQDAIASAMAQHDYDTDMEAKSEIEELTKINEQQLLILRELQSLAQGIGRV from the coding sequence ATGAATGAGCAGAACGTCACGTGGCATACCCGGCACAAGTCTTCACTGACCAGGGGAGAGCGGGCGGCCGACTACCTGCGAAACGGCATGGGCAGCTGGCCCTTCGTCGGGGGATTCATCCTCTTTATGGTCCTGTGGGCCACCGTCAACACCTTCGCGATGGCCAGCCGGGCATGGGACCCCTACCCCTACATCCTGCTGAACCTGTTTCTATCGATGCTGGCTGGTCTTCAGGGCGCCATTCTGCTGATCGCAGCCAAACGCCAGGATGCCATCGCTTCTGCCATGGCCCAGCACGACTACGACACGGATATGGAGGCGAAGAGTGAAATCGAAGAACTCACGAAGATCAATGAACAACAGCTTCTGATCCTCCGTGAACTTCAGTCGCTGGCCCAGGGCATCGGCAGGGTGTAA
- a CDS encoding HNH endonuclease, translating into MAGVILGWSPGRGDRWDYRAAVEQVAESGRSLDRWTIDHHLDILPETDVWLLLQGSSDAGTGLIGHGIVMSESYQAVRPGKPEAAGWHVSIAFDALLPLGEQIRPDTLCGAVPGIPWGTAMSLPSLSVPLSAEPGLRQLWREQGPAATGRAQLVPGTCPPEAVTRIEVNRYERDADARRVCLAFHGTSCAACGFSFEASYGEAGTDAVEVHHAVPPAMLGSGYQLDPVADLVPLCPNCHAMAHHGVSSPRTVSELRNIISAAGHLKGEVLSHLSLEAQEDARRILKGPETSETG; encoded by the coding sequence GTGGCTGGAGTAATCCTGGGTTGGAGCCCGGGCCGAGGGGACCGCTGGGACTACCGCGCCGCCGTCGAGCAGGTGGCAGAGTCCGGCCGGTCCCTGGACCGATGGACCATTGACCACCACCTCGACATCCTGCCCGAAACAGACGTTTGGCTCCTGCTGCAGGGCAGTAGTGACGCAGGCACCGGCCTGATTGGCCACGGAATAGTGATGTCCGAGTCCTATCAGGCCGTCCGGCCCGGGAAACCCGAAGCCGCCGGCTGGCATGTCAGCATCGCTTTCGACGCGCTGCTCCCCCTGGGCGAACAGATTCGTCCGGACACCCTGTGCGGAGCCGTTCCCGGCATACCCTGGGGCACCGCGATGAGTCTCCCAAGCCTCTCCGTTCCGCTGTCCGCGGAGCCCGGCCTTCGTCAGCTGTGGCGGGAGCAAGGGCCGGCGGCCACCGGGCGCGCCCAGCTGGTTCCGGGAACCTGCCCGCCGGAGGCTGTCACCAGGATTGAGGTGAACCGCTACGAGCGGGATGCCGATGCACGCCGGGTATGCCTGGCATTCCATGGAACGTCCTGCGCAGCCTGCGGGTTCTCCTTCGAAGCTTCCTATGGGGAAGCCGGTACGGATGCCGTTGAGGTGCACCACGCCGTACCGCCGGCGATGCTTGGGAGCGGCTACCAACTGGATCCGGTCGCTGACCTGGTACCGCTTTGTCCCAACTGCCACGCCATGGCCCACCACGGGGTGAGCTCGCCGCGCACTGTCTCAGAGCTCCGGAACATCATCTCCGCCGCCGGACACCTGAAGGGCGAGGTACTCAGCCACCTTTCCCTCGAAGCCCAGGAGGATGCCCGGCGGATCCTCAAGGGCCCCGAAACCTCAGAGACGGGCTAA
- a CDS encoding DUF2087 domain-containing protein yields MTRETRYGGPHWRRVLAALANNDARTAYAQIVLGAKPPEVLAGLKDHRRNRAIAALLESGLLEQNASGELAAPEAIFRQLLAQHPRRQAQTGTDRFMRLGKIERYPANMAERRELLAWIASEAIGPGENLTERQVNERLLSYTEDVVLLRRYLVDFGLLERTASGSSYSRPEESRD; encoded by the coding sequence ATGACCAGGGAAACGAGGTACGGCGGTCCGCACTGGCGCCGCGTGCTGGCCGCCCTGGCCAACAACGACGCCCGGACCGCGTACGCACAAATAGTCCTCGGGGCAAAGCCACCGGAAGTGCTCGCCGGGCTGAAGGATCACCGGCGAAACCGGGCCATTGCCGCCCTGCTTGAGTCGGGGCTATTGGAGCAGAACGCTTCCGGCGAACTGGCGGCACCTGAAGCCATCTTCCGGCAACTTCTTGCCCAGCACCCCCGACGGCAGGCGCAGACCGGAACGGACCGTTTCATGCGGCTGGGGAAGATTGAAAGATATCCGGCGAACATGGCCGAGCGGCGCGAGCTCCTCGCTTGGATTGCGAGCGAGGCAATCGGCCCCGGTGAAAATCTGACGGAAAGGCAGGTCAACGAACGGCTCCTCAGCTATACCGAGGATGTTGTCCTGCTTCGCCGCTACCTGGTGGATTTTGGCCTGCTGGAACGCACAGCCTCAGGTTCCTCCTATTCCCGGCCGGAAGAATCACGGGACTGA
- a CDS encoding sugar ABC transporter substrate-binding protein translates to MNKKFTKILATSIAAAALTATLAGCGKGSSSSTTESPKEITMWTHAAGNPAELAATQAIVDSYNKSSGAKAQIKVQAFPQESYNDSVVGAASAGNLPCIVDIDGPNVPNWAWAQYLTPLKLSADLSKNLPSTVAKWQGETYAVGYGDVALSMFARKSDLAAAGVRAATIEKPWTKDEFQDALTKLKALGKWDYPLDMGTAGTGEWLPYAYSPFLQSFGGDLINRKDYQSADGALNGDKAVEWAKWFRGLADQGFMATKSGKDSTQDFLNNKSGILYTGSWAGDKAREALGDDLAVMPTVDLGNGPKIGGASWQWGVTSGCNNADAAMDYLSYSLKPENVASVIKATGGIPATNEAAALIPAFAEGGANRIFMEFSRNYAVMRPETPAYPFIATEFGKTTQDILAGADPQGALDKAAKAIDANIKSNGGYQK, encoded by the coding sequence ATGAACAAGAAGTTCACGAAGATCCTGGCGACCAGCATAGCCGCAGCCGCCCTCACTGCCACCCTCGCCGGCTGCGGCAAAGGCAGTTCCTCGTCCACAACCGAAAGCCCGAAAGAGATCACCATGTGGACCCACGCCGCCGGAAACCCGGCGGAACTGGCGGCGACCCAGGCGATCGTGGACTCCTATAACAAAAGCAGCGGTGCGAAGGCGCAGATCAAGGTGCAGGCTTTCCCGCAGGAGTCCTACAACGATTCCGTCGTTGGGGCCGCGTCGGCCGGAAACCTCCCTTGTATCGTGGACATTGACGGGCCCAACGTTCCCAACTGGGCGTGGGCGCAATACCTCACGCCCCTGAAACTGTCCGCGGACCTTTCCAAGAACCTCCCCAGCACCGTTGCCAAGTGGCAGGGTGAGACCTATGCCGTTGGGTACGGTGACGTCGCTTTGTCCATGTTTGCCCGCAAATCTGATCTCGCGGCGGCGGGCGTCCGCGCCGCCACGATTGAGAAGCCATGGACGAAGGACGAGTTCCAGGACGCGCTGACCAAACTCAAGGCGCTGGGTAAATGGGATTACCCGTTGGACATGGGTACTGCCGGAACGGGCGAGTGGCTGCCCTATGCGTACTCGCCGTTCCTGCAGTCCTTCGGCGGAGACCTGATCAACCGCAAGGATTACCAGTCGGCCGACGGAGCCCTTAATGGTGACAAGGCCGTCGAATGGGCCAAGTGGTTCCGCGGACTGGCGGATCAGGGCTTTATGGCTACGAAGAGCGGGAAGGATTCCACCCAGGACTTCCTGAACAACAAGAGCGGCATCCTCTACACCGGTTCCTGGGCAGGGGACAAAGCCCGGGAGGCCCTGGGAGATGATCTGGCGGTCATGCCCACGGTGGACCTGGGCAACGGTCCCAAGATCGGCGGAGCTTCCTGGCAGTGGGGCGTCACCAGCGGCTGCAACAATGCGGATGCCGCGATGGACTACCTGTCCTATTCCCTCAAGCCCGAAAACGTGGCTTCGGTCATCAAGGCAACGGGAGGCATCCCCGCCACTAATGAAGCCGCGGCCCTGATCCCTGCTTTCGCCGAGGGCGGCGCCAACCGCATCTTCATGGAATTCTCCCGCAACTACGCCGTGATGCGGCCGGAGACCCCCGCTTACCCCTTCATTGCCACCGAATTCGGCAAGACAACCCAGGACATCCTTGCCGGAGCGGACCCGCAGGGCGCGCTGGACAAGGCAGCCAAGGCGATTGACGCCAACATCAAGTCCAACGGCGGCTACCAGAAATAG
- a CDS encoding response regulator, with translation MESEALAGNVPAPGTGIRVFILDDHELVRRGLQDLLESEGFVVVGMSGSAAEAVRRIPALRPDVAVLDARLPDGTGIEVCRDVRSVDPKLNCVILTSYDDEEALRGAVLAGASGYVLKEIGGMDLTGALRRAARGESLFSDDLKARVIQGLAKPARADPKLASLTPQELRVLELVGEGLTNRQIGERMQLAEKTVKNYVSSLLAKLGFERRTQAAVHVAYNTGHGQ, from the coding sequence ATGGAATCGGAAGCATTAGCCGGCAATGTTCCGGCGCCGGGCACGGGCATCCGGGTGTTCATCCTCGATGACCACGAGCTTGTCCGGCGCGGGCTCCAGGACCTGCTGGAGAGCGAGGGCTTCGTCGTCGTCGGCATGTCCGGCTCGGCCGCCGAGGCGGTGCGCCGTATTCCAGCCCTTCGCCCGGACGTGGCCGTGCTGGATGCCCGGCTGCCCGACGGAACCGGGATCGAAGTCTGCCGTGATGTCCGCTCCGTCGACCCGAAGCTGAACTGCGTGATCCTGACGAGCTACGACGACGAAGAGGCACTCAGGGGCGCAGTCCTCGCCGGGGCCTCCGGTTACGTTCTCAAAGAGATCGGCGGCATGGATCTGACGGGGGCGCTGCGTCGGGCAGCGCGGGGGGAATCCCTATTCAGCGACGACCTCAAGGCCCGGGTTATCCAGGGACTGGCGAAGCCAGCAAGGGCCGATCCCAAACTGGCTTCGCTGACCCCGCAGGAGCTGCGCGTGTTGGAACTCGTGGGCGAAGGCCTGACGAACCGCCAGATCGGGGAACGCATGCAGTTGGCGGAGAAGACCGTAAAGAACTACGTGTCGTCCCTGCTGGCAAAGCTGGGGTTTGAGCGGCGGACCCAGGCGGCGGTTCATGTCGCCTACAACACCGGACACGGCCAGTAG